One window of the Syngnathoides biaculeatus isolate LvHL_M chromosome 11, ASM1980259v1, whole genome shotgun sequence genome contains the following:
- the tmem265 gene encoding transmembrane protein 121: protein MVPTPQVCVSTLVTVSTMVVVDLYLLEQSMLGAHGQSGPSVWQCVAVLLGDVGFLLALRFVSAGVVSEARSSRRGFANALWFLFLSLLQLKLFFVCHNYRQERRPPDPLARKVLTLLLSICLPSLFLILTGADYMTPQRRKQEVRGRLLWVVVDLLDVLDLQAGLWEAQGGAPGPQQQLPIWAEGLVFFYCYTLLLLLPCVALTELGAVGLPGQKGPRKEALYPWLSLFTINIFTLGFRGAGMLWYRDSRVSTVFLGKNLLALAVKLSSAYERHKQDRGPRGAGAAAEGRPEESALPGEGSEQGETQTHGKTSSAHFHTLSRSQSHTHSHVSPGHAESPLAPSFITHEL from the coding sequence ATGGTGCCCACGCCCCAGGTGTGCGTATCCACCCTGGTCACAGTGAGCACGATGGTGGTGGTGGACCTCTACCTGCTGgagcaaagcatgctgggagcgcaCGGGCAGTCGGGGCCCAGCGTGTGGCAGTGCGTGGCCGTGTTGCTGGGTGACGTCGGCTTCCTGCTGGCGCTGCGCTTCGTGTCGGCCGGGGTGGTATCAGAGGCGCGATCGTCCCGCCGGGGATTTGCCAACGCGCTCTGGTTCCTCTTTCTGTCCCTGCTCCAGCTCAAGCTCTTCTTCGTCTGCCACAACTACAGGCAGGAGCGGCGGCCACCAGACCCGCTCGCCAGGAAGGTCCTGACACTCCTGCTGTCCATCTGCTTGCCGTCCCTGTTTTTGATCCTCACGGGGGCGGACTACATGACCCCACAGCGCAGGAAGCAGGAGGTGCGGGGTCGCCTCCTGTGGGTGGTGGTGGACCTGCTGGATGTGCTGGACCTGCAGGCCGGACTGTGGGAGGCCCAAGGAGGGGCGCCGGGGCCTCAGCAACAGCTGCCTATCTGGGCTGAGGGCTTGGTTTTCTTTTATTGCTACACCCTTCTGCTTCTGCTACCGTGTGTAGCCCTCACGGAATTGGGGGCTGTGGGCTTGCCAGGCCAGAAGGGGCCCCGTAAGGAGGCATTGTACCCTTGGCTCAGCCTGTTCACGATCAACATCTTCACCCTTGGCTTCAGGGGAGCTGGTATGCTGTGGTACAGGGACTCCCGAGTCTCGACGGTGTTCCTGGGCAAGAACCTCCTGGCGTTGGCGGTGAAGCTGAGCTCAGCCTACGAGAGGCACAAGCAGGACCGCGGTCCGAGGGGGGCCGGGGCGGCAGCTGAAGGCCGACCCGAAGAATCCGCACTACCGGGTGAGGGCTCGGAGCAGGGAGAGACGCAGACTCATGGGAAAACCTCCTCAGCTCACTTTCACACTCTGTCTCGCTCACAAAGCCACACACACTCCCACGTGAGCCCGGGACACGCAGAGTCACCACTGGCACCCTCTTTCATCACCCATGAACTCTAG